A region from the Drosophila takahashii strain IR98-3 E-12201 chromosome 2L, DtakHiC1v2, whole genome shotgun sequence genome encodes:
- the sip1 gene encoding septin-interacting protein 1 encodes MSDNEYERFEITDYDLDNEFNMNRPRGRQSRHQQIYGIWADDSEEESGGEGGGTRRGRSARKPKDYTMPVSFVAGGIQQAGKKKKKEKVEGGSDQDQEQSDDSAVSGRPAFGQSDPESSNSSAEEERPSLSRKPASAPFQHRSHIASERNVGAWEQHTRGIGAKLLLQMGYEPGKGLGKDLQGISQPVQAHVRKGRGAIGAYGPETAASIGGKPTKSIKVDEDVREAKEFKDQLNKWRKGGVDPAEGKQGKRYYYKSVEEVIAKGHSSSHLLSEKLSKKLGNVPVIDMTGPEKRVLSGYHALGQAKITPEETLYDTEATEKGAAPVCVFAMPELTHNLQLLVSQCEQQIISIDNQERECSNQQAALESEHRKLEEIVQLERNHIRTLEESLDRVERLSENPDLSLPQAERLFRELLEDYSAEFQEFGLADLAAGVIAPLLKRELVHWQPLEQPTEPLQLVKKWRAMLQQGEPAEQQPRNVFDPYSSLIWAGVMPSFRASVAAWQSKEHPPMAALLDAWAPLLPSWVLDSVLEQLVLPRLIAGVQEWDPLTDTVPIDSWVLPWHGILGTKLEEAVYPQIRSKLGVALRAWSPQDRSARAMLTPWQQAFPAEEMQEFLQRHIVPKLQATLAEFVINPLHQDLELWQQVWEWNELIDPMYMAQLLDRHFFPRWMQVLVVWLNQSPDYAEISRWYTGWKGMFSEALLREPSVKEHLRRALEMMHRASDALLQPTVAATPPPPVPPAPVIMMDLIHPPAQLEFKELVSQQCADLGIIFAPLPGRRELGKQIYRVGKLFCYIDRHVCMVSDGGFSNWQPMALNHLIERSQTGIL; translated from the exons ATGTCGGACAACGAGTACGAGCGGTTCGAGATAACGGACTACGACCTGGACAATGAGTTCAACATGAACCGGCCCCGTGGGCGGCAGAGCAGGCACCAGCAGATCTACG GCATTTGGGCGGACGATAGCGAGGAGGAGAGCGGTGGCGAGGGCGGGGGCACGCGGAGGGGGCGGTCCGCCCGGAAGCCCAAGGATTACACCATGCCGGTCAGCTTTGTGGCCGGCGGAATTCAGCAGgcgggcaaaaagaagaaaaaggagAAGGTTGAAGGAGGATCTGATCAGGATCAGGAACAGAGCGACGATTCCGCTGTCAGCGGACGTCCCGCCTTCGGTCAGAGCGATCCGGAGAGCTCCAACAGCTCCGCGGAGGAGGAAAGACCCTCTTTGAGTCGAAAACCCGCAAGTGCACCCTTCCAACATCGCTCCCACATCGCCAGCGAGCGGAATGTGGGCGCCTGGGAGCAGCATACGCGTGGCATCGGCGCCAAACTGCTCCTCCAGATGGGCTACGAACCGGGAAAAGGCCTAGGCAAGGATCTGCAGGGCATTTCGCAGCCAGTACAGGCCCATGTGCGCAAGGGCAGAGGAGCCATCGGTGCCTATGGACCCGAAACTGCCGCCAGCATTGGCGGGAAACCCACCAAGAGCATCAAAGTGGACGAAGATGTGCGCGAGGCGAAGGAGTTCAAGGATCAGCTGAACAAGTGGCGCAAGGGAGGAGTTGATCCCGCCGAGGGAAAACAGGGCAAGCGGTATTACTACAAGTCCGTCGAGGAGGTGATCGCCAAGGGGCACTCTTCGAGTCACCTGCTATCGGAAAAGCTGAGCAAGAAACTAGGCAATGTGCCCGTGATTGACATGACGGGGCCGGAAAAGCGAGTCCTCAGTGGCTATCACGCCTTGGGACAGGCTAAAATTACCCCGGAGGAGACGCTCTACGATACGGAAGCCACTGAAAAGGGAGCCGCACCAGTCTGCGTCTTTGCCATGCCCGAACTGACGCACAATCTGCAGCTCTTAGTCAGCCAATGCGAGCAGCAGATAATTTCTATTGACAACCAAGAGCGCGAGTGCTCCAACCAACAGGCCGCGCTGGAAAGCGAGCACCGAAAGCTGGAGGAGATTGTCCAACTGGAGAGGAATCACATTCGTACGCTAGAGGAATCCCTGGATCGAGTGGAGCGGCTGAGCGAGAATCCCGACTTGAGTTTGCCTCAGGCAGAGCGTCTCTTTCGGGAGCTCCTGGAAGACTACTCGGCCGAGTTTCAGGAGTTTGGCCTGGCGGATCTGGCGGCGGGCGTGATAGCACCGCTACTCAAAAGGGAACTGGTGCATTGGCAACCGCTGGAGCAGCCCACGGAGCCACTGCAGCTGGTTAAGAAGTGGCGGGCGATGCTGCAGCAGGGAGAACCGGCGGAGCAGCAGCCGCGCAATGTCTTTGATCCCTACTCCTCACTCATTTGGGCGGGGGTGATGCCCTCTTTTCGGGCGAGTGTTGCCGCCTGGCAATCCAAGGAGCATCCACCGATGGCCGCTCTGCTCGACGCCTGGGCTCCCTTGCTGCCCAGTTGGGTTTTGGATTCTGTCCTGGAGCAACTAGTGCTCCCTAGACTGATAGCTGGCGTTCAGGAGTGGGATCCTCTCACCGACACCGTGCCCATCGACAGTTGGGTGCTGCCATGGCACGGCATACTGGGCACTAAGCTGGAGGAGGCCGTCTACCCGCAGATCCGCAGCAAACTGGGCGTGGCTCTGCGCGCCTGGTCGCCGCAGGATCGCTCGGCCAGGGCCATGCTGACGCCCTGGCAACAGGCCTTTCCCGCGGAGGAGATGCAGGAGTTCCTGCAGCGGCACATTGTTCCGAAGCTACAGGCCACACTGGCTGAGTTTGTAATTAATCCACTGCACCAGGATCTGGAGCTGTGGCAGCAGGTTTGGGAGTGGAACGAGCTCATCGACCCGATGTATATGGCTCAGCTGCTGGACAGGCACTTCTTCCCGCGCTGGATGCAGGTGCTCGTCGTCTGGCTGAATCAGAGTCCAGATTACGCGGAAATATCGCGTTGGTACACTGGCTGGAAGGGGATGTTTAGCGAGGCACTTCTCCGCGAGCCGAGCGTCAAGGAGCATCTGCGTCGGGCGCTGGAAATGATGCATAGGGCCAGTGACGCCCTGCTGCAGCCCACAGTtgcggccacgcccccgccgCCAGTTCCACCGGCTCCTGTGATCATGATGGACCTGATTCATCCGCCCGCCCAGTTGGAGTTCAAGGAGCTCGTGTCGCAGCAATGCGCCGATTTGGGCATAATCTTTGCTCCTCTTCCTGGGAGAAGGGAGTTGGGCAAACAG ATTTATCGCGTGGGCAAGCTCTTTTGCTACATCGATCGACACGTCTGCATGGTCAGCGATGGAGGCTTCAGCAACTGGCAGCCGATGGCACTGAATCACCTCATAGAACGCTCACAAACTGGAATACTCTAA
- the LOC108067998 gene encoding beta-1,4-glucuronyltransferase 1 — protein MAFISLGNRRYVRLWPVLILLTVALLLIWRNLQQAQKLAENAKIGGQKSADLLPNDSLRSNFPAEDYQDYEEPPKSIRREDSPRTKDLQELLKCRNRSIRFQRLQHGEFWLLQNLVIGRKSLQVGCAESVTYTTNGDYTFFDNLETVASRWRAPVSFAIHTPGYDLNVTLDAIRYVRNCLPESESIRDWVTFHVYFPNRHMPDFVPYDEAGVLGQPYFCTLANGSQVPPPYTLVARNESYRAVANLTYPINVGRNIARQAANTHFIFACDIELYPSLGFVDQFLDMVARNHSVLALDPKQPRRVYPLPVFEIETGVQIPADKAELLTLYRNKQAQVFHLKVCPTCHMIPGQEAWLNQSSSAEDQLHLFSKTLRKNKFKAWEPFYISDNTEPLFDERVTWEGQSNKRIQNFAMCLLGYEYHVLSPAFLVHSPGIKEFSKNGSSRLQYAKEMTKFIKNKIEPEYRVLYGQNSACRT, from the exons ATGGCATTTATAAGCCTGGGCAACCGAAGATATGTCCGCCTTTGGCCAGTCCTCATACTTCTCACTGTGGCACTCCTGCTCATTTGGAGGAACTTGCAGCAGGCTCAGAAGCTAGCCGAAAATGCCAAAATCGGTGGGCAAAAATCGGCAGATCTATTGCCTAACGATTCGCTTCGAAGCAATTTTCCCGCAGAAGACTACCAGGATTATGAAGAGCCACCTAAGTCCATCCGCCGAGAGGATTCTCCACGCACGAAGGATCTACAGGAATTGCTCAAGTGCCGGAACCGATCGATCCGTTTCCAGAGACTCCAGCATGGAGAGTTCTGGCTGCTCCAGAATCTAGTGATTGGGAGAAAGAGTCTACAAGTCGGCTGCGCCGAGTCAGTGACGTACACCACCAATGGGGATTATACGTTCTTCGACAATCTTGAAACGGTGGCCTCACG TTGGCGAGCTCCAGTGAGCTTTGCTATTCATACGCCTGGATATGATTTGAACGTCACTCTGGATGCGATTCGGTATGTCCGAAACTGTTTGCCGGAGAGCGAGAGCATTAGGGACTGGGTCACCTTCCACGTGTACTTCCCGAACCGTCACATGCCAGATTTCGTACCATATGACGAGGCCGGGGTCCTGGGGCAACCGTACTTCTGCACCCTGGCCAATGGATCCCAAGTTCCGCCGCCCTACACACTTGTCGCTCGCAACGAAAGCTACAGGGCGGTGGCAAACCTCACCTACCCAATAAATGTGGGCAGGAATATAGCCCGGCAGGCGGCCAACACCCACTTCATCTTCGCCTGCGACATTGAGCTGTATCCCAGCCTGGGCTTCGTAGATCAGTTCCTGGACATGGTGGCCAGGAATCACAGTGTTTTAGCCCTGGACCCCAAACAGCCGAGGAGGGTGTATCCCCTGCCTGTCTTCGAGATTGAGACTGGAGTCCAAATTCCCGCCGACAAGGCCGAGCTACTGACTCTTTATCGAAACAAGCAGGCACAGGTGTTCCACCTGAAGGTCTGCCCCACATGCCACATGATTCCAGGGCAGGAAGCATGGTTAAATCAAAGCTCTAGCGCTGAGGATCAGCTGCATTTGTTCAGCAAGACTCTgcggaaaaataaattcaaagccTGGGAGCCTTTCTACATAAGCGATAACACTGAACCGCTCTTCGATGAGCGAGTTACCTGGGAGGGACAGTCAAACAAGCGCATACAG aatttcgcCATGTGCCTGTTGGGCTACGAGTACCACGTATTAAGTCCGGCATTTTTGGTTCACAGTCCCGGAATCAAGGAATTCAGCAAGAACGGTTCTTCTCGACTTCAATATGCGAAGGAAATGACGAAATTTATCAAGAACAAAATCGAACCCGAGTATAGAGTGTTGTACGGACAGAACTCGGCCTGCAGAACGTGA
- the LOC108067903 gene encoding uncharacterized protein — MVLMESYFFCASVRLGVLCICCFATMKSTVIMWMIFTDGTSFLFLLTNILENHYRTSKLIREWADWAEKYPKELMMFLQLYSFCHIITCFLAAFGAYKLKKYHVIPLAIFEFIFTVQVVVLSIVSLRIARHIVPLGTLILLTLALTFYAMLVAYDTLTLIAFVQIMFLVRTERYQRLYGTDPLNPIPGGISHKQLTTSYLTSQQPIIIYVMPKAGQKLWDLPQSKWWQDEVSDSRVPQKAPDDISSDYFQRQELLSNVLLRNAINEDYLHKEKVKI; from the exons ATGGTTCTTATGGAGAGCTACTTTTTCTGTGCCTCCGTGCGACTTGGTGTCCTGTGCATTTGCTGCTTTGCCACC ATGAAAAGCACTGTCATTATGTGGATGATATTCACCGATGGAACCTCGTTCCTCTTCTTGCTGACTAACATCCTGGAAAATCATTATAGGACTAGCAAGCTTATAAGGGAATGGGCTGACTGGGCGGAAAAGT ATCCCAAGGAGCTGATGATGTTTCTCCAACTCTACAGCTTTTGTCATATTATAACTTGCTTTTTGGCGGCCTTTGGGGCATACAAG cTCAAGAAGTACCACGTTATACCGTTGGCTATCTTCGAATTTATTTTCACTGTCCAAGTGGTTGTCCTATCCATTGTTTCCCTTCGGATTGCCAGGCATATCGTACCCTTGGGCACCTTAATCCTGCTAACCCTTGCTCTAACGTTCTACGCAA TGCTTGTCGCGTATGATACATTGACATTAATTGCTTTCGTGCAAATTATGTTCCTGGTGCGGACTGAACGATACCAACGACTCTATGGTACCGACCCCTTGAACCCTATACCTGGTGGAATATCTCACAAGCAACTAACAACGAGTTATTTGACCTCACAACAACcaataattatttatgttaTGCCCAAGGCAGGACAAAAATTGTGGGATTTGCCGCAGTCGAAATGGTGGCAGGACGaagtatctgatagtcgagttCCACAAAAAGCACCTGACGATATCTCATCTGACTATTTCCAGCGGCAGGAGCTCTTATCAAACGTCTTGCTACGCAATGCGATTAATGAAGACTATTTACACAAAGAAAAAGTTAAGATCTAG
- the LOC108067937 gene encoding uncharacterized protein produces MLFMESYMCYCSVRLGVIIVSVLTIIRSLAQSLTLFLMGVKVFEPLIDLFEHDAEYKDRKWVRKYISWSENSPESFSAVFQVISFAHMGVAFLSIWGALKLKKWLVLPLAAFEFVYFINITFLHIVLMIMLKKQINLGLLIILTLLGCFYILFVGYNAITCVAMFQIICLVKSARYRELYGEDPFHPLAMTTSTSKDSEKSPQVLRMYDMHDTNIDEQKRLSKMGLWPRRHPPVVAVLPAQTRYPQPQLKWWQQQALNTSDDHLQDQSVHRNWQPMELLNGVGGELQRKSDLNRRYAENQMHRWY; encoded by the exons ATGTTATTTATGGAATCCTATATGTGCTATTGCTCTGTGCGACTCGGAGTCATTATCGTTTCGGTTTTGACTATT ATACGAAGCTTAGCTCAGAGTCTAACCCTTTTCTTGATGGGCGTCAAAGTCTTTGAGCCATTAATCGATTTGTTCGAGCACGATGCGGAGTACAAGGACAGGAAGTGGGTTAGAAAATACATCAGTTGGAGTGAAAACT ccCCCGAAAGCTTCTCTGCGGTTTTTCAGGTTATATCCTTTGCTCATATGGGAGTTGCCTTCCTAAGTATTTGGGGTGCTTTGAAG TTAAAGAAATGGCTTGTGCTCCCCTTGGCCGCATTCGAGTTTGTCTACttcataaatattacttttcttCACATTGTTCTAATGATCATGCTCAAGAAGCAGATTAACTTGGGCTTACTAATAATTCTCACACTTTTGGGCTGTTTTTATATAC tttttgtgGGTTACAATGCCATCACCTGTGTGGCCATGTTCCAGATCATATGCCTTGTGAAAAGTGCCCGTTATCGCGAGCTCTATGGGGAGGATCCCTTCCATCCGCTGGCCATGACAACTAGTACTTCAAAGGACTCGGAAAAGTCGCCCCAGGTTCTTCGTATGTACGACATGCACGACACCAACATTGACGAGCAGAAGCGGCTGAGCAAGATGGGATTGTGGCCACGCCGTCATCCGCCGGTGGTTGCCGTCCTTCCCGCCCAGACGCGGTATCCGCAGCCCCAGCTGAAGTGGTGGCAGCAGCAGGCTCTGAACACCTCCGATGATCACCTGCAGGATCAGTCCGTCCACCGCAACTGGCAGCCAATGGAGCTCCTCAACGGAGTGGGCGGCGAGTTGCAACGCAAAAGTGACCTCAATCGACGTTACGCCGAGAACCAGATGCATCGATGGTACTAA